The proteins below are encoded in one region of Peribacillus muralis:
- a CDS encoding conserved virulence factor C family protein has protein sequence MKIKSIEPTPSPNTMKINLTEELLAGKSNNYKKDQAEQAPQLIKDLFTIDGVKGVYHVADFLAVERNAKYDWKDILVQIRQVFGEKTEEQSEKTILNEHYGEVTVAIQQFKGIPMQIKASDSHQEKRFALPEYFLKGIAAAQKEEDNVVMLRKWKDYGVRYGDMEDIVKEVSDELIAAYPEERIKQLVAATDQLADKKESFVKRPKIKLTAEMLNDESWEKRYQALEQMEDPTADDIPVLDMALSDSKVSIRRLAVVYLGMIEDRKVLPSLYKALKDKSAAVRRTAGDCLSDLGFEEAMGEMSQSLSDKNKLVRWRAAMFLYEAGDESTLTYLKEAEQDPEFEVALQIKMAIARIENGEEAKGSVWKQMTESRQPNDER, from the coding sequence TTGAAAATTAAATCAATAGAACCCACACCAAGTCCGAATACAATGAAAATCAATCTGACGGAAGAGCTTTTAGCAGGTAAAAGCAATAATTATAAGAAGGATCAAGCTGAACAGGCACCGCAGCTGATCAAGGATTTATTTACGATCGATGGGGTGAAGGGTGTCTATCATGTTGCGGACTTCCTCGCGGTTGAACGCAATGCGAAATATGATTGGAAGGATATTCTGGTCCAAATCCGTCAGGTGTTCGGGGAAAAAACCGAAGAACAAAGCGAGAAAACGATTTTAAATGAACATTATGGTGAAGTGACGGTTGCCATCCAACAATTCAAAGGCATTCCGATGCAAATAAAGGCGAGTGATAGCCATCAGGAAAAACGTTTTGCATTACCGGAGTATTTCCTAAAGGGCATAGCTGCTGCACAAAAAGAAGAGGATAACGTCGTCATGCTTCGAAAATGGAAGGATTACGGCGTAAGATATGGAGATATGGAAGATATCGTCAAGGAAGTATCGGACGAGCTAATCGCCGCTTACCCGGAAGAACGGATTAAACAACTTGTAGCGGCAACTGATCAATTAGCGGATAAAAAAGAATCATTCGTGAAACGCCCCAAAATAAAATTGACAGCCGAAATGCTGAATGATGAAAGCTGGGAAAAACGGTATCAGGCTCTAGAACAAATGGAAGACCCAACTGCTGATGATATCCCGGTATTGGATATGGCCCTTTCCGATAGCAAGGTCTCCATCAGGAGGCTTGCGGTTGTCTACTTAGGCATGATCGAAGACAGGAAAGTGCTACCAAGCCTATACAAGGCATTGAAGGATAAGAGTGCTGCCGTAAGACGGACGGCTGGAGACTGTTTATCCGACCTAGGCTTTGAGGAAGCGATGGGTGAAATGTCACAATCACTATCGGATAAGAATAAATTGGTCAGATGGAGAGCCGCGATGTTTTTATACGAAGCCGGTGATGAATCGACCCTCACGTACTTAAAGGAAGCAGAACAAGATCCAGAATTCGAAGTCGCCCTGCAGATCAAGATGGCCATCGCCCGGATAGAAAATGGGGAAGAAGCAAAAGGTTCGGTTTGGAAGCAAATGACGGAATCAAGACAACCGAACGACGAAAGGTAA
- a CDS encoding DegV family protein, producing the protein MERIAWVTDSTGTLDEVLSMNQHVYVVPMVVIIGGMEYEDGVDILPEELYRRMREEKINATTSQPSVGRFHALYKQLEQDYDRIIAVHLSSELSGTVSASKQAGHLIKIPVDVFDTLLISFPMILILKRLMQYMDEGNSIEEAFRKTRLYADNHETYVVIGSLDQLHRSGRLTNTQYILGSLLSFKPIISVEKGLLQTKSKPRNLKKAQNQIFTDFRRSIETGKVTECTILYGAVLKEALKWKKRISVEFPQVITHISSLGSAIGVHTGEQTIGISWFNED; encoded by the coding sequence ATGGAGCGAATTGCATGGGTAACCGACAGTACGGGAACTTTAGACGAAGTTTTGTCAATGAATCAACATGTTTATGTCGTTCCGATGGTCGTTATCATCGGTGGAATGGAATATGAAGATGGTGTTGACATTTTACCTGAGGAACTATACCGAAGAATGCGGGAGGAAAAAATAAACGCAACGACTTCACAGCCTTCGGTCGGTAGATTTCATGCATTATATAAGCAACTTGAACAAGATTATGATCGGATCATTGCTGTCCATCTTTCAAGCGAATTGAGCGGGACCGTTTCCGCAAGCAAACAAGCTGGGCACTTGATTAAGATTCCAGTTGACGTATTTGATACATTACTCATTTCCTTTCCCATGATCTTAATTTTGAAAAGATTGATGCAATATATGGATGAAGGAAATTCCATCGAAGAGGCCTTCCGGAAAACGAGGTTATATGCGGATAACCATGAAACCTACGTAGTGATCGGTTCTTTGGATCAGCTCCATCGAAGCGGGAGGCTTACGAATACACAGTATATTCTTGGAAGTCTTTTGAGCTTTAAGCCCATCATTTCGGTTGAAAAAGGTTTGCTTCAGACTAAATCGAAGCCACGAAACCTAAAAAAGGCACAAAATCAGATTTTCACGGATTTTCGTCGGTCGATCGAAACGGGAAAAGTAACTGAATGCACCATACTATATGGTGCTGTGCTGAAAGAAGCCCTTAAGTGGAAAAAAAGGATATCAGTGGAATTTCCCCAAGTCATTACCCATATTTCTTCGCTTGGAAGCGCAATAGGTGTCCATACCGGGGAACAGACGATTGGAATCAGTTGGTTCAATGAAGATTAA
- a CDS encoding ABC-F family ATP-binding cassette domain-containing protein, producing the protein MKVFSMEHVMKTQGEKLLFKDVSFSITEGEKIGIVGINGTGKSTLMNIIAGLEESDSGTKDHPNDYTISYLSQDPHFDEKLTIMEYMYESSTPVFSLIKEYEKTLIQLQLDPQNGAVQDRLLKLQQDMDTLGAWDTSANARTILTKLGLPDHSRKLGELSGGQKKRAALAKTLIETPDLLILDEPTNHLDFESITWLEEYLGKYQKSVLFVTHDRYFLDRISNKIWEISQTQLFEYKGNYADYLESKAIREENESAEKSKKESLFKKELAWIRKGAKARTTKQKARIQRFETLESGVKDKQKTESLEMELSGARLGKKVLELQDVSKSFGDQSVISHFSFLFKPGDRIGIVGNNGSGKSTLLNILAGREPIDEGNVEIGQTVKIGYYTQESVDMDENLRMIEYIRETADSIALKDGSFISAAQMLERFLFPMGSHGTPIRKLSGGEKRRLYLLNILMGAPNVLLLDEPTNDLDTQTLTVLEDYLETFSGVVITVSHDRYFLDKTCHQLLVFKKKGEIDFYYGNYSEFLEEKTVEAAPVKTPELQPNRTERKKKKLTYAESKEWEEIEGNMEQVELRLKDITTNMSSAGSDFEQVRLLLEEEKELTEKLEHLLERWTYLAEKLEEE; encoded by the coding sequence ATGAAAGTTTTTAGCATGGAACATGTAATGAAAACGCAAGGGGAGAAGCTCCTTTTTAAGGATGTGTCTTTTTCCATCACTGAAGGGGAAAAAATCGGGATCGTCGGTATTAACGGTACCGGTAAATCCACATTGATGAATATCATTGCCGGATTGGAGGAAAGTGATTCGGGAACGAAGGATCATCCGAATGATTACACGATTTCTTATCTATCGCAAGATCCGCATTTTGATGAGAAATTGACGATTATGGAATATATGTATGAAAGCTCCACTCCGGTATTTTCGTTAATTAAGGAGTATGAAAAAACGTTGATTCAACTCCAGCTTGACCCACAGAATGGTGCCGTGCAGGATCGTTTGCTGAAACTGCAGCAGGATATGGACACGCTTGGCGCATGGGATACGAGTGCCAATGCGAGAACGATACTGACCAAGCTTGGACTTCCAGATCACTCACGGAAGTTGGGGGAGCTTTCAGGCGGCCAAAAAAAGCGTGCGGCCCTTGCAAAAACGCTAATAGAGACACCGGATCTGCTGATTCTCGACGAGCCTACCAACCATCTTGATTTCGAAAGCATTACCTGGTTGGAAGAATACCTGGGGAAATATCAGAAGTCGGTTCTATTTGTAACCCATGATCGCTATTTCCTTGATCGCATTTCCAATAAAATTTGGGAAATCTCCCAAACGCAGCTTTTCGAATACAAAGGAAACTATGCAGATTATTTGGAATCCAAAGCCATTCGTGAAGAGAATGAATCTGCCGAAAAATCGAAAAAGGAAAGCTTATTCAAAAAAGAACTGGCTTGGATCCGTAAAGGTGCAAAGGCCCGTACTACGAAACAAAAGGCACGTATCCAGCGTTTTGAAACGTTGGAATCGGGTGTGAAGGATAAGCAAAAAACGGAAAGCCTGGAAATGGAATTGAGTGGTGCCAGGCTTGGGAAAAAGGTTCTGGAGCTGCAAGATGTCTCTAAATCCTTTGGAGATCAGTCCGTCATCAGCCATTTTTCCTTCCTCTTCAAACCGGGTGATCGAATTGGCATCGTCGGCAATAATGGCAGTGGAAAATCGACCCTGTTGAATATATTGGCGGGACGGGAGCCTATCGATGAAGGAAACGTGGAGATTGGGCAAACTGTTAAAATCGGCTATTATACGCAGGAAAGCGTCGATATGGATGAGAATCTTCGTATGATCGAGTATATTCGCGAAACGGCGGATTCGATCGCCCTTAAAGATGGCAGCTTCATCTCCGCCGCACAGATGCTAGAAAGATTCCTCTTTCCGATGGGATCTCATGGAACGCCGATACGCAAGCTTTCCGGCGGCGAAAAAAGGCGATTATATCTCCTGAATATATTGATGGGCGCACCTAATGTCCTGCTATTGGATGAACCGACGAATGACCTGGACACGCAAACCTTAACTGTCCTGGAAGATTACCTAGAAACGTTTTCGGGTGTCGTCATCACCGTATCACATGATCGCTATTTCCTTGATAAGACGTGCCATCAGCTTCTTGTTTTCAAGAAAAAAGGGGAAATCGATTTCTATTATGGAAATTACTCCGAGTTCCTCGAAGAAAAGACGGTGGAGGCGGCACCGGTAAAAACGCCTGAGCTTCAGCCGAACCGGACAGAAAGGAAAAAGAAAAAGCTGACTTATGCCGAAAGTAAGGAATGGGAAGAGATAGAGGGGAACATGGAACAAGTCGAGCTGCGTCTGAAAGACATCACGACAAACATGTCATCAGCGGGGAGTGATTTTGAACAAGTCCGGCTTCTGCTTGAGGAAGAAAAGGAATTAACGGAAAAACTGGAGCACCTGCTGGAAAGATGGACCTATCTAGCGGAAAAGTTGGAAGAAGAATAA
- a CDS encoding HD domain-containing protein, giving the protein MKQTMIDLTEKYVYDQLNLDASGHDWFHIDRVRKLALHIAKEENSGNVFIIEMAALLHDIPDDKLNDDQDAAWGKLEAWLQELMLDDDSVKDIREIIRTISYSAGQLNLPSIEAEIVQDADRLDALGAIGIARTFAYGGKTGQSLYDPELPIRENMTKMEYRKGKSSSVHHFYEKLLRLQEMLNTSTAKKIAQERHEYMVGYLKEFYKEWDVRL; this is encoded by the coding sequence ATGAAACAAACGATGATTGATTTAACGGAGAAGTATGTTTATGATCAATTGAATTTAGATGCCAGCGGACATGATTGGTTCCATATCGATCGTGTTCGTAAGCTGGCTTTACATATTGCGAAAGAAGAAAATAGCGGAAACGTGTTCATCATTGAAATGGCCGCACTCCTTCATGATATCCCGGATGATAAACTAAATGACGATCAAGATGCAGCGTGGGGGAAGCTGGAGGCGTGGTTGCAGGAATTAATGCTGGATGATGATAGTGTTAAGGACATTCGGGAGATCATCCGCACCATTTCGTATAGTGCCGGGCAGTTGAATCTGCCTTCCATCGAGGCTGAAATTGTACAGGATGCCGATCGCCTGGATGCACTTGGCGCCATCGGGATTGCCAGGACATTTGCTTATGGGGGGAAGACGGGACAGTCCCTTTATGATCCCGAACTGCCGATAAGGGAAAATATGACCAAGATGGAGTACAGGAAGGGGAAAAGCTCCTCCGTTCATCACTTTTATGAAAAATTACTGCGTTTGCAAGAAATGCTCAATACAAGTACAGCAAAGAAGATCGCTCAAGAAAGACATGAATATATGGTCGGATATTTAAAGGAATTTTATAAGGAATGGGATGTACGCTTATGA